From one Candidatus Nanopelagicales bacterium genomic stretch:
- a CDS encoding MBL fold metallo-hydrolase, with protein MDGVQDLGADVFAIDTRMGGHDGITAGYLLRTGRPCLVETGTALSAPRVVESLGALGVGADDLATIVVTHIHLDHAGGVGDLAEAFPRAQVVVHERGARHLVDPSRLVASARRVFGPVMDELFGELLPTPAQRVVALGDVGSVDLGDNRRLDAFHAPGHASHHVGLVDSATGDLYTGDAAGVYVPETADVRPATPPPDFDLDLALASLARMRDVGPTRLLFSHFGPVTEVDTTLDRSVEELRLWVEVVRDSRRAGMDLDHAIALVRERTAERYAAFLADDDRVAKFEELSSTEANVAGIWRWLDQQEAAASPGTDAAR; from the coding sequence GTGGACGGAGTGCAGGACCTCGGGGCCGACGTGTTCGCCATCGACACCCGGATGGGCGGCCACGACGGGATCACCGCCGGCTACCTGCTGCGGACCGGGCGCCCGTGCCTGGTCGAGACGGGGACGGCGCTGTCGGCCCCCCGGGTGGTCGAGTCGCTCGGCGCGCTCGGCGTGGGAGCCGACGACCTCGCCACGATCGTGGTCACACACATCCACCTCGACCACGCCGGCGGCGTGGGCGACCTGGCCGAGGCGTTCCCCCGCGCGCAGGTGGTCGTGCACGAACGAGGCGCTCGGCACCTGGTCGATCCCAGCCGCCTGGTCGCCAGCGCCCGCCGGGTCTTCGGGCCGGTGATGGACGAGCTGTTCGGGGAGCTGCTGCCGACCCCGGCGCAGCGGGTAGTGGCGCTCGGCGACGTCGGCTCGGTCGACCTCGGCGACAACCGACGCCTGGACGCCTTCCACGCCCCGGGCCACGCGTCCCACCACGTCGGGCTGGTGGACTCCGCGACCGGCGACCTCTACACCGGCGACGCCGCCGGCGTGTACGTCCCCGAGACCGCCGACGTACGCCCGGCCACCCCGCCCCCGGACTTCGACCTGGACCTGGCGCTGGCATCCCTGGCGCGGATGCGGGACGTCGGACCGACCCGGCTGCTGTTCAGCCACTTCGGACCGGTCACCGAGGTGGACACGACGCTGGACCGCTCCGTCGAGGAGCTGCGGCTGTGGGTCGAGGTCGTCCGCGACTCGCGCCGGGCCGGGATGGACCTCGACCACGCGATCGCGCTGGTGCGCGAGCGCACCGCCGAGCGCTACGCGGCGTTCCTGGCCGACGACGATCGGGTGGCCAAGTTCGAGGAGCTGTCGTCCACCGAGGCCAACGTCGCCGGCATCTGGCGCTGGCTGGACCAGCAGGAGGCAGCGGCCTCGCCCGGTACAGACGCCGCGCGGTAG
- a CDS encoding single-stranded DNA-binding protein, with the protein MASTVSARRAGGGQGATGDEPGNEATSVNEVSLVGRLAASAEQRELPSGDTLVTFRLIIDRPEGRSSSGGRSARSPKVDTVDCAAWRADVRRAALRWVPGARVEVHGALRRRFWRTAAGAASRVEVEVASARRRG; encoded by the coding sequence ATGGCGAGCACGGTGTCCGCGCGACGCGCGGGCGGGGGCCAGGGGGCGACGGGCGACGAGCCCGGCAACGAGGCGACGTCCGTCAACGAGGTGTCGTTGGTCGGGCGGCTCGCCGCGTCGGCGGAGCAGCGCGAACTGCCCAGCGGGGACACGCTGGTGACGTTCCGGCTGATCATCGACCGACCGGAGGGCCGGTCCTCCTCCGGGGGCCGGTCCGCCCGGTCTCCCAAGGTCGACACGGTGGACTGTGCCGCCTGGCGCGCCGATGTGCGGCGGGCGGCGCTGCGGTGGGTCCCCGGGGCCCGGGTGGAGGTCCATGGCGCTCTGCGCCGGCGGTTCTGGCGCACCGCGGCCGGGGCGGCGTCGCGGGTGGAGGTGGAGGTCGCGTCCGCCCGGAGACGGGGGTGA
- a CDS encoding tetratricopeptide repeat protein — protein MSDPDPRPAASGDGTPAGTPYDWYVRGTRLLESGNPQAAAQVLAHLVEVEPTSPTVLEAWARALFDAQRYDDAADAFEALVERVPDDDYAHFGLGMARWRQRRFTAAADHLAVAAVMRPDRAEYARALGQVRATLRAREEAGLAPDGDADPPTTHWPAGPGPAHS, from the coding sequence GTGAGCGACCCCGACCCCCGCCCGGCAGCGTCCGGGGACGGGACACCGGCGGGGACGCCGTACGACTGGTACGTCCGCGGGACGCGGCTGCTCGAGTCCGGCAATCCGCAGGCCGCCGCCCAGGTGCTCGCCCACCTCGTCGAGGTCGAGCCGACCTCCCCGACGGTGCTGGAGGCCTGGGCCAGGGCCCTGTTCGACGCGCAGCGGTACGACGACGCGGCGGATGCGTTCGAGGCCTTGGTGGAGCGGGTGCCGGACGACGACTACGCGCACTTTGGGCTGGGGATGGCCCGGTGGCGGCAGCGGCGCTTCACCGCGGCCGCCGACCACCTGGCCGTCGCCGCGGTGATGCGGCCGGACCGCGCCGAGTACGCCCGGGCCCTGGGCCAGGTGCGCGCCACGCTGCGCGCCCGGGAGGAGGCGGGGCTGGCGCCGGACGGTGACGCCGACCCGCCGACCACGCACTGGCCGGCCGGGCCGGGGCCCGCGCACTCGTGA
- a CDS encoding HAD-IIA family hydrolase: MTGVPVTGVPVTGGLLGAEQAPARVHDVALLDLDGVVYVGSGAVPHAIEALTAASAAGLRLCYVTNNASRPPQAVADHLRALGLPADVQEVVTSAQAGAHLLADLVPPGSRVLAVGGSGVDEALRSRGLVPVRRTAAGNGVAGDGVAGDGVADVAAVLQGFGPDVGWRELADAALVLARGVPWIATNRDLTIPIPGGRAPGNGALVAAVATAVGRDPTASAGKPEPALMAESVERARAERPLVVGDRLDTDILGGNRAGLPTLAVLTGVSGVADLLDAAPPLRPGLVGADLRALLAPHEPAVPDGRGWRCGDAAAVVAGASLQVSAPSPLTAGAGVRMLRVACAAVWTARDHGMDPEVTAAAATIEAALAADRDG, translated from the coding sequence GTGACCGGCGTGCCCGTGACCGGCGTGCCCGTGACCGGCGGTCTGCTGGGGGCCGAACAGGCCCCGGCGCGGGTCCACGACGTCGCCCTGCTCGACCTGGACGGAGTCGTCTACGTCGGCAGTGGCGCCGTCCCCCACGCGATCGAGGCGCTGACCGCCGCGTCGGCGGCCGGCCTGCGGCTGTGCTACGTGACGAACAACGCCTCGCGACCGCCCCAAGCCGTGGCGGACCACCTGCGCGCGCTCGGCCTGCCCGCGGACGTCCAGGAGGTGGTGACGTCGGCGCAGGCCGGCGCGCACCTGCTCGCCGACCTGGTCCCTCCCGGCTCACGGGTGCTGGCCGTCGGCGGGAGCGGGGTGGACGAGGCGCTGCGCTCGCGTGGCCTGGTCCCGGTGCGCCGCACAGCCGCCGGCAACGGCGTGGCGGGTGACGGCGTGGCGGGTGACGGCGTGGCCGACGTCGCGGCGGTGCTGCAGGGGTTCGGCCCCGACGTGGGCTGGCGAGAGCTGGCGGACGCGGCGCTGGTGCTGGCCCGGGGAGTCCCCTGGATCGCGACGAACCGGGACCTGACCATCCCGATCCCCGGCGGACGGGCACCGGGCAACGGCGCGCTCGTCGCGGCCGTCGCGACCGCGGTCGGCCGTGACCCGACGGCCAGTGCGGGCAAGCCGGAGCCTGCGCTGATGGCGGAGTCGGTGGAGCGGGCTAGGGCCGAGCGACCCCTGGTCGTGGGTGACCGGCTCGACACCGACATCCTCGGCGGCAACCGTGCCGGCCTCCCCACCCTCGCGGTCCTCACCGGCGTCTCGGGCGTGGCCGACCTCCTGGACGCGGCGCCGCCGCTGCGACCGGGTCTGGTCGGAGCCGACCTGCGGGCGCTGCTGGCCCCGCACGAGCCCGCCGTCCCGGACGGCAGGGGGTGGCGGTGTGGCGACGCCGCGGCCGTCGTCGCGGGGGCGTCGCTGCAGGTGTCCGCCCCCTCGCCGCTCACGGCCGGAGCCGGCGTGCGGATGCTGCGCGTCGCCTGCGCCGCGGTGTGGACCGCACGCGACCACGGGATGGACCCTGAGGTGACGGCGGCCGCGGCCACCATCGAGGCGGCGCTGGCGGCCGACCGCGACGGGTGA
- a CDS encoding TlyA family RNA methyltransferase — MAGSRRRLDAELVRRSLARSREQARELIESGRVRVDGSVATKAATQVDTAAAVVVSAEESDGYVSRGAHKLIGALDAFGPRGLQVSGRRCLDAGASTGGFTQVLLQRGAAHVLAVDVGYGQLAWAVRSDPRVTAYDRTNVRELAPADLPYAPDLVVADLSFISLALVLPALVACAAPDADLLLMVKPQFEVGRDLVGAGGVVRDPGLRAAAVRRIADEAERLGLGTAGVVASPLPGPRGNVEYFLWLRRDAPPPDPEDVARAVDEGPA, encoded by the coding sequence GTGGCCGGGTCCCGGCGCCGCCTGGACGCCGAACTGGTCCGGCGCTCCCTGGCTCGCTCGCGCGAGCAGGCCCGCGAGCTGATCGAGTCCGGCCGGGTGCGGGTCGACGGGTCGGTCGCCACCAAGGCCGCCACCCAGGTCGACACGGCGGCGGCCGTCGTGGTCTCCGCGGAGGAGTCCGACGGCTACGTCTCCCGCGGCGCGCACAAGCTGATCGGGGCGCTCGACGCGTTCGGGCCCCGCGGTTTGCAGGTGTCCGGTCGGCGCTGCCTCGACGCCGGGGCGAGCACCGGTGGCTTCACCCAGGTCCTGCTCCAGCGCGGTGCCGCGCACGTGCTGGCCGTCGACGTCGGCTACGGGCAGCTGGCCTGGGCCGTGCGCAGCGACCCCCGGGTCACGGCGTACGACCGCACCAACGTCCGCGAGCTCGCCCCGGCCGACCTGCCGTACGCGCCGGATCTGGTCGTGGCCGACCTGTCGTTCATCTCGCTGGCCCTGGTGCTGCCCGCCCTGGTCGCGTGCGCCGCCCCGGACGCCGACCTGCTGCTCATGGTCAAGCCGCAGTTCGAGGTAGGACGGGACCTGGTCGGCGCCGGGGGAGTCGTCCGGGACCCCGGGCTGAGGGCGGCCGCGGTCCGTAGGATCGCCGACGAGGCCGAGCGGCTGGGCCTGGGCACCGCGGGCGTGGTGGCCAGCCCGCTTCCCGGACCTCGCGGGAACGTCGAGTACTTCCTGTGGCTGCGCCGGGACGCGCCGCCACCCGATCCGGAGGACGTGGCACGAGCGGTGGACGAGGGGCCGGCATGA
- a CDS encoding NAD kinase, whose translation MSAGPRAVLLVTNTGRDEARTMAAHLAKALVDAGLQVRLPEDEAVDLDLPADAVRVAADEHAAHGCELAVVLGGDGTILRGAERARADNVPLLGVNLGHIGFLAELEREDLAQLVDAVVQQRWRVEERMTLDVRVTVPGRPVQQTWALNDASLEKVSRERMIEVLVEVDGRPLSRWGCDGVVCSTPTGSTAYGFSAGGPVVWPDVEALLVVPLSAHALFARPMVVGPSGVVALEVMPRSPDAVVWADGRRILEVPAGARVEVRRHPESVRLARLHTAPFTDRLVAKFSLPVEGWRGDPPRRGTGATPERPQR comes from the coding sequence GTGAGCGCGGGCCCGCGCGCGGTGCTGCTCGTCACCAACACCGGTCGCGACGAGGCCCGCACCATGGCCGCGCACCTGGCCAAGGCGCTGGTCGACGCCGGCCTGCAGGTCCGCCTCCCCGAGGACGAGGCCGTCGACCTGGACCTGCCGGCCGACGCGGTCCGGGTCGCCGCCGACGAGCACGCCGCCCACGGCTGCGAGCTCGCCGTCGTGCTCGGCGGAGACGGGACCATCCTGCGCGGGGCCGAGCGCGCCCGGGCCGACAATGTGCCGCTGCTCGGCGTCAACCTCGGCCACATCGGGTTCCTCGCCGAGCTGGAGCGCGAGGACCTTGCGCAGCTGGTCGATGCGGTCGTCCAGCAGCGCTGGCGGGTCGAGGAGCGGATGACCCTGGACGTGCGGGTCACCGTCCCGGGCCGGCCGGTGCAGCAGACCTGGGCGCTCAACGACGCCAGCCTGGAGAAGGTCTCGCGCGAGCGGATGATCGAGGTCCTGGTCGAGGTCGACGGCCGGCCGCTGTCGCGCTGGGGCTGTGACGGCGTGGTGTGCTCGACCCCCACCGGCTCCACCGCGTACGGCTTCTCGGCCGGCGGCCCCGTGGTCTGGCCCGACGTCGAGGCGCTGCTGGTGGTCCCGCTCAGCGCGCACGCGCTGTTCGCCCGGCCGATGGTCGTGGGGCCGTCCGGGGTGGTCGCGCTGGAGGTCATGCCGCGCTCCCCGGACGCCGTCGTGTGGGCCGACGGCCGGCGCATCCTCGAGGTGCCGGCGGGCGCCCGGGTCGAGGTGCGGCGGCACCCGGAGTCGGTCCGGCTGGCCCGCCTGCACACCGCGCCGTTCACCGACCGGCTGGTCGCGAAGTTCTCCCTCCCGGTCGAGGGCTGGCGTGGGGACCCGCCGCGTCGGGGCACCGGCGCCACCCCGGAGCGCCCGCAGCGGTGA
- the recN gene encoding DNA repair protein RecN, protein MIEELRIRGLGVIDEAAVDLGPGLTCVTGETGAGKTMVVTSLALLLGGRADAGAVRTGSAQAEVEGRVATVDPEVWARVEDAGGATDDGALVLARTVGSAGRSRAVLGGRTVPAAVLAEVGASLVTVHGQNDQQRLLRPAQQRHALDRYAGAPVADLLEAYRTAYERLRVVEAEEAEIAAHLRERAQEADLLRFGLGEIETVSPQPGEDEALAVEAARLGHAESLREAATGAHALLRSDADALGSDSDALTSLARAVDLLERVRDHDPDLAGPLARLRDASALAEDVAAELATYAASVDADPARLAEVQQRLADLGGLRRKYGDTVAEVLAWAERARDRLGAVGGDDERLSALQAESVALRATLAARATELSAARAAAGERFAAEVSAELAALAMPQARLEVALRHAAGGPDGLVLPGEADPVAFGPHGVDEVELLLVPHPGAPARPLARGASGGELSRVMLAVEVVLGATDPVPTFVFDEVDAGVGGRAAVEVGRRLARLSRSAQVLVVTHLPQVAAFADRHLVVRKDDAGAVTAASVVAVDGEDRVRELSRMLAGQEDSETAAAHAAELLDLAAVERPDAPVTAGARRRKGRR, encoded by the coding sequence GTGATCGAGGAACTGCGCATCCGCGGGCTCGGGGTCATCGACGAGGCGGCGGTCGACCTCGGTCCGGGCCTGACCTGCGTCACCGGGGAGACCGGCGCGGGCAAGACGATGGTCGTCACCAGCCTGGCGCTGCTGCTCGGCGGCCGGGCCGACGCCGGGGCCGTGCGCACCGGGTCGGCGCAGGCCGAGGTCGAGGGCCGCGTCGCCACCGTCGACCCCGAGGTGTGGGCCCGGGTCGAGGACGCGGGCGGCGCGACCGACGACGGCGCGCTCGTGCTCGCCCGCACCGTCGGCTCCGCCGGGCGCAGCCGGGCCGTGCTGGGCGGGCGGACCGTCCCCGCGGCCGTCCTCGCCGAGGTCGGCGCGTCCCTGGTGACCGTGCACGGGCAGAACGACCAGCAGCGGCTGCTGCGCCCCGCCCAGCAGCGCCACGCGCTCGACCGCTACGCCGGCGCGCCGGTCGCCGACCTGCTCGAGGCCTACCGCACCGCGTACGAACGGCTGCGCGTCGTCGAGGCGGAGGAGGCCGAGATCGCCGCGCACCTGCGCGAGCGTGCCCAGGAGGCGGACCTGCTGCGCTTCGGCCTCGGCGAGATCGAGACCGTGTCGCCGCAGCCGGGCGAGGACGAGGCCCTGGCCGTCGAGGCGGCCCGGCTCGGGCACGCCGAGTCCCTGCGCGAGGCGGCCACCGGCGCCCACGCGTTGCTGCGGTCCGACGCCGACGCGCTCGGCAGCGACAGCGACGCGCTCACCTCGCTCGCCCGCGCCGTGGACCTGCTCGAGCGCGTGCGGGACCACGACCCGGACCTGGCCGGCCCGCTGGCCCGGCTGCGGGACGCGTCGGCGCTGGCCGAGGACGTCGCCGCCGAGCTGGCCACGTACGCCGCGTCCGTCGACGCCGACCCGGCCCGGCTGGCCGAGGTGCAGCAGCGGCTGGCCGACCTCGGCGGGCTGCGTCGCAAGTACGGCGACACCGTCGCGGAGGTGCTGGCCTGGGCCGAGCGGGCCCGCGACCGGCTGGGCGCCGTCGGCGGTGACGACGAGCGGCTCTCCGCCCTGCAGGCGGAGTCCGTGGCCCTGCGGGCGACCCTCGCGGCGCGGGCGACCGAGCTGTCCGCGGCGCGCGCCGCGGCCGGGGAGCGGTTCGCCGCCGAGGTCTCTGCCGAGCTCGCCGCGCTGGCGATGCCGCAGGCCCGGCTGGAGGTGGCACTGCGCCACGCGGCGGGCGGGCCGGACGGGCTGGTGCTGCCGGGGGAGGCGGACCCGGTGGCCTTCGGTCCCCACGGCGTCGACGAGGTGGAGCTGCTGCTGGTGCCCCACCCCGGCGCCCCCGCCCGACCGCTCGCTCGCGGTGCCTCCGGCGGCGAGCTGTCCCGGGTGATGCTCGCCGTGGAGGTGGTGCTCGGCGCCACCGACCCGGTCCCCACGTTCGTGTTCGACGAGGTCGACGCCGGCGTCGGGGGCCGGGCGGCGGTCGAGGTCGGCCGCCGGCTGGCCCGGCTGTCGCGGTCGGCGCAGGTCCTCGTCGTCACCCACCTGCCGCAGGTCGCGGCCTTCGCCGACCGCCACCTGGTCGTGCGCAAGGACGACGCCGGCGCCGTGACGGCGGCCAGCGTGGTCGCCGTCGACGGCGAGGACCGGGTGCGCGAGCTGTCCCGGATGCTCGCCGGGCAGGAGGACTCCGAGACCGCCGCGGCGCACGCCGCGGAGCTGCTGGACCTGGCCGCCGTGGAGCGGCCCGACGCGCCGGTGACCGCCGGTGCACGCCGTCGGAAGGGACGACGATGA
- a CDS encoding DUF885 domain-containing protein: MTEADLTAPAPRHRSPVFELADRYVERLAELDPCAATGIGISAHDDRLTDYSPTALRERADLARETLAGLAGLPVYDDADRVAAEVIRERLGALLLAADAGDDLRDLNVLACPLQGIRQVFDLAPTHDAQARDNVLQRLRAVPAALESWLVALQEGLAEGLPAARRQAVAVATQAETFAGRKPGRGWFSTYAAGLEADSDAAGRELGAAGLAADRAYAEAGAWLRDVYAPQADTRDGVRRERYARFARAWNGADLDLDGTWDWGWAELERITELMRVTAEAIEPGAAPADAKALLDREDRYQIEGTGPLLEFLTGLTAEATASMDGTWFDIDPRIRDCEVRLAPEGSAAAPYYVPVSEDLSRPGSTWYPTRGRTRFPRWWLVSVWYHESVPGHHLQFGTAAVERERLSRFQRTFGFTSGYGEGWALYAERLMDELGFLADPSVQLGYLSAQAMRAARVVLDIGLHLGLTFPPGQGDLSGTRFDAASAAAFLSERALLDADFAASEIDRYLGIPGQAISYKVGERVWLAARDEARARLGDAFDLKDWHMHALRLGPMGLDPFATEMASYVGSGDGR; the protein is encoded by the coding sequence ATGACCGAGGCCGATCTGACCGCACCCGCCCCGCGGCACCGCTCCCCGGTGTTCGAGCTGGCCGACCGCTACGTGGAGCGGCTCGCCGAGCTCGACCCGTGCGCCGCCACCGGGATCGGGATCAGCGCCCACGACGACCGGCTCACCGACTACTCGCCGACCGCGCTGCGGGAACGCGCGGACCTGGCCCGGGAGACCCTGGCCGGGCTGGCCGGCCTGCCGGTCTACGACGACGCCGACCGGGTGGCGGCCGAGGTGATCCGGGAGCGGCTCGGCGCGCTGCTGCTGGCCGCCGACGCCGGCGACGACCTGCGGGACCTCAACGTGCTGGCCTGCCCGCTCCAGGGCATCCGCCAGGTCTTCGACCTCGCACCGACGCACGACGCGCAGGCCCGGGACAACGTCCTGCAGCGGCTGCGGGCCGTGCCCGCGGCGCTGGAGTCCTGGCTGGTGGCGCTGCAGGAGGGGCTGGCCGAGGGCCTGCCGGCCGCCCGCCGGCAGGCGGTCGCCGTCGCCACCCAGGCCGAGACGTTCGCGGGGCGCAAGCCCGGCCGCGGCTGGTTCTCCACGTACGCCGCCGGCCTGGAGGCCGACTCCGACGCGGCCGGCCGGGAGCTGGGGGCCGCCGGTCTGGCCGCGGACCGGGCCTACGCCGAGGCGGGCGCCTGGCTGCGCGACGTGTACGCGCCCCAGGCCGACACCCGCGACGGGGTGCGCCGGGAGCGCTACGCGCGGTTCGCCCGGGCGTGGAACGGCGCGGACCTCGATCTCGACGGCACCTGGGACTGGGGCTGGGCCGAGCTGGAGCGGATCACCGAGCTGATGCGGGTGACCGCGGAGGCGATCGAGCCCGGGGCCGCTCCCGCGGACGCCAAGGCGCTGCTGGACCGCGAGGACCGCTACCAGATCGAGGGCACGGGGCCGCTGCTGGAGTTCCTCACCGGCCTCACCGCCGAGGCGACGGCGTCGATGGACGGCACCTGGTTCGACATCGACCCCCGGATCCGCGACTGCGAGGTCCGGCTGGCTCCTGAGGGGAGTGCGGCGGCGCCCTACTACGTCCCCGTCAGCGAGGACCTGTCCCGCCCCGGCTCCACGTGGTACCCCACGCGCGGCCGCACCCGGTTCCCCCGCTGGTGGCTGGTGTCGGTCTGGTACCACGAGAGCGTCCCGGGCCACCACCTCCAGTTCGGCACCGCGGCGGTGGAGCGCGAGCGGCTGTCGCGCTTCCAGCGCACCTTCGGCTTCACCTCCGGCTACGGCGAGGGCTGGGCGCTGTACGCCGAGCGGCTGATGGACGAGCTGGGCTTCCTGGCCGACCCGTCGGTGCAGCTGGGCTACCTGTCCGCGCAGGCCATGCGGGCCGCCCGCGTGGTGCTCGACATCGGGCTGCACCTCGGGCTGACCTTCCCGCCCGGGCAGGGCGACCTCAGCGGCACCCGGTTCGATGCGGCGTCGGCCGCTGCGTTCCTGTCCGAGCGGGCCCTGCTCGACGCCGACTTCGCGGCCAGCGAGATCGACCGCTACCTCGGCATTCCCGGCCAGGCGATCTCCTACAAGGTGGGGGAGCGGGTCTGGCTGGCGGCCCGGGACGAGGCCCGCGCGAGGCTCGGGGACGCCTTCGACCTCAAGGACTGGCACATGCACGCGCTGCGGCTCGGACCGATGGGGCTGGACCCGTTCGCGACCGAGATGGCGTCGTACGTCGGAAGCGGGGACGGGCGCTGA
- a CDS encoding CTP synthase → MDRQPTKHLFVTGGVASSLGKGLTASSLGNLLKARGLRVTMQKLDPYLNVDPGTMNPFQHGEVFVTDDGAETDLDVGHYERFLDTDLHGSANVTTGQVYSTVIAKERRGEYLGDTVQVIPHITNEIKSRIRRMAGPDVDVVITEVGGTVGDIESLPFLEAVRQIRHEVGRDNVFFLHVSLLPYIGPSGELKTKPTQHSVASLRNIGIQPDAIVLRADRPVPQGIKRKVSLMCDVDEEAVVAAVDAPSIYDIPKVLHSEGLDAYVVRRLGLPFRDVGWTDWDDLLRRVHRPAHEVTVALVGKYVDLPDAYLSVTEALRAGGFHHDCKVHLRWVTSDDCATPEGAARELDGVDAICVPGGFGVRGIEGKLGALRHAREEGIPTLGLCLGLQCMVIEYARSHADMPGANSLEFDESTAFPVVATMADQRDVVAGDRDMGGTMRLGLYPAKLLEGSVVAGAYGVPYVDERHRHRYEVNNEFRGRLEEAGLVFSGTSPDGRLVEFVELPRDVHPYYVGTQAHPEFRSRPTRAHPLFAGLVGAALARRSAAAAAAATLADA, encoded by the coding sequence GTGGATCGGCAGCCGACCAAGCACCTGTTCGTCACCGGGGGCGTCGCCTCCTCGCTGGGCAAGGGGCTGACCGCCTCCAGCCTCGGCAACCTCCTCAAGGCCCGCGGCCTGAGGGTGACGATGCAGAAGTTGGACCCCTACCTCAACGTCGACCCCGGGACGATGAACCCGTTCCAGCACGGCGAGGTCTTCGTCACCGACGACGGTGCCGAGACCGACCTCGACGTCGGGCACTACGAGCGGTTCCTCGACACCGACCTGCACGGGTCGGCCAACGTCACGACCGGCCAGGTCTACTCCACCGTCATCGCCAAGGAGCGGCGCGGGGAGTACCTCGGCGACACCGTCCAGGTGATCCCGCACATCACCAACGAGATCAAGTCGCGGATCCGGCGGATGGCCGGCCCCGACGTCGACGTGGTGATCACCGAGGTCGGCGGCACCGTCGGCGACATCGAGTCGCTGCCGTTCCTCGAGGCCGTCCGGCAGATCCGGCACGAGGTCGGCCGCGACAACGTGTTCTTCCTGCACGTCTCGCTGCTGCCGTACATCGGACCGTCCGGTGAGCTGAAGACCAAGCCGACCCAGCACTCCGTCGCCTCGCTGCGCAACATCGGCATCCAGCCCGACGCGATCGTGCTGCGGGCGGATCGGCCTGTGCCGCAGGGCATCAAGCGCAAGGTGTCGCTCATGTGCGATGTCGACGAGGAGGCCGTGGTCGCCGCCGTCGACGCGCCGAGCATCTACGACATCCCCAAGGTGCTGCACTCCGAGGGCCTCGACGCCTACGTGGTGCGCCGGCTCGGCCTGCCGTTCCGCGACGTCGGCTGGACCGACTGGGACGACCTGCTGCGACGGGTGCACCGTCCTGCGCACGAGGTCACCGTCGCGCTGGTGGGCAAGTACGTCGACCTGCCCGACGCCTACCTGTCGGTGACCGAGGCCCTGCGGGCCGGCGGCTTCCACCACGACTGCAAGGTGCACCTGCGCTGGGTGACCAGCGATGACTGCGCCACCCCCGAGGGCGCGGCCCGCGAACTCGACGGCGTCGACGCGATCTGCGTTCCCGGCGGTTTCGGGGTGCGCGGCATCGAGGGCAAGCTCGGGGCGCTGCGCCACGCCCGCGAGGAGGGCATCCCCACCCTGGGCCTGTGCCTGGGCCTGCAGTGCATGGTGATCGAGTACGCACGAAGCCACGCCGACATGCCCGGCGCCAACTCGCTGGAGTTCGACGAGTCCACCGCGTTCCCCGTGGTGGCCACGATGGCCGACCAGCGCGACGTGGTCGCGGGTGACCGGGACATGGGCGGCACGATGCGGCTGGGGCTGTACCCGGCCAAGCTGCTGGAGGGCTCCGTCGTGGCCGGCGCCTACGGCGTGCCGTACGTCGACGAGCGGCACCGGCACCGCTACGAGGTCAACAACGAGTTCCGCGGCCGGCTGGAGGAGGCGGGCCTGGTCTTCTCCGGGACGTCCCCGGACGGCCGGCTGGTCGAGTTCGTCGAGCTGCCGCGCGACGTGCACCCCTACTACGTCGGCACCCAGGCGCACCCGGAGTTCCGGTCCCGGCCGACCCGGGCGCACCCGCTGTTCGCCGGCCTCGTCGGCGCGGCGCTGGCCCGTCGCAGCGCGGCCGCCGCCGCGGCCGCGACCCTGGCCGACGCGTGA
- a CDS encoding NUDIX hydrolase, whose translation MDPGDPSSGEPSTEERVPGAAVSGAASAADWTGPVADQVEPHAVVSMIERFRGRVWSVRSDTVDLGPDHEHPVVRDLVVHPGAVGVLALDDDDRVLLVRQYRHPVGMYLFEAPAGLLDVAGEDPWITAQRELAEEAGLVAARWHVLVDFLNSPGGSTETFRCFLARGLSPLPGGRPHTGEAEELHLPQAWVPLDEAKDLVLAGRLQNPTTGMGVLAAWAARAGGWRGLRPVDAPWPVRAAVLAAGRVFLPDGAV comes from the coding sequence ATGGACCCGGGGGACCCATCCTCGGGGGAGCCGTCGACGGAGGAGCGGGTGCCGGGGGCGGCAGTGTCGGGGGCGGCGAGCGCGGCGGACTGGACCGGTCCGGTGGCAGACCAGGTGGAGCCGCACGCCGTGGTGTCGATGATCGAGCGGTTCCGCGGGCGGGTCTGGTCGGTGCGCAGCGACACCGTCGACCTCGGGCCCGACCACGAGCACCCGGTCGTCCGGGACCTGGTGGTCCACCCGGGCGCGGTCGGGGTCCTCGCGCTGGACGACGACGACCGGGTCCTCCTGGTCCGGCAGTACCGGCATCCGGTGGGGATGTACCTGTTCGAGGCCCCCGCGGGCCTGCTCGACGTGGCCGGCGAGGACCCGTGGATCACCGCGCAGCGGGAGCTGGCCGAGGAGGCCGGCCTGGTGGCCGCGCGGTGGCACGTCCTGGTCGACTTCCTCAACAGTCCCGGCGGCAGCACGGAGACGTTCCGCTGCTTCCTGGCCCGCGGGCTGTCCCCGCTGCCGGGCGGTCGCCCGCACACCGGCGAGGCCGAGGAGCTGCACCTGCCCCAGGCCTGGGTGCCGCTGGACGAGGCCAAGGACCTGGTGCTCGCGGGGCGGCTGCAGAACCCCACCACGGGGATGGGCGTCCTGGCCGCCTGGGCGGCGCGGGCCGGCGGCTGGCGGGGGCTGCGGCCGGTCGACGCACCCTGGCCGGTGCGGGCCGCGGTGCTGGCGGCGGGCCGGGTGTTCCTGCCCGACGGCGCGGTCTGA